The Hydrogenispora ethanolica genome includes the window CTTTCTCTGTGGTGCGATTAAAAGAGGGCGTTTTTGAAGAGTATGAGAATGGAGCCTGGGTACAAACCGCTCAGTACGACCCTATTTTAATCGGCGAGTTTGTCGACTATGAGAGTATCAACCAAGCGGAAGCGCTTGAAATTATCAAGAAGCGGAAGAATCGGAATGTACAATGAAGCGCTGAATCTTGCGAAAGCGGCCCACGAAGGCCAATTCGATAAAGGGGGCAACCCCTATATTCTTCATCCTATCGCAGTATCCGAGATGGTGAAGACCGAGGATGAAAAGATCGTGGCCTTGTTGCATGACGTTGTCGAAGATACCTCAATCACCTTGGATGATTTGCGGAAACGCGGTTTTTCTCCACGAATTGTCGATGCAGTAGACGCAATTACCAAGCGGGATGGCGTTGGCTACGAAGAATATATCCGGCGGGTTAGCCAAAATTCTCTTGCGCGAAACGTTAAAATTGCAGATATGACCCATAACATGGATTTGAGTCGGATAGCGAACCCAAGCCAAAAGGATTTTGAGAGGATCGCGCGTTATGAAAAAACCCTCCGGTTGCTCTCGGTAAAAAACAGTTAATTACCGCCAATTGAGGCGGTTTTTAACTACAAGAGCTTTCCAGGAGTCGGTCTTGGAGGCTCTTTTATTTTCGCATAAAAAATGATATAGAATTGACACATAAAACATTAAAAATTCGTACAAAAAGTCCTTGCGAAACTATAAGTTATATACGATAATAGAAGTGTCAATTTGCACACATGCAAAGCATGTATGGATACCATGCATGCTTTGCCCACTGAATACATAAACTGTATTTGGTGATGCCTATTGAAAAAGTATTTCAATAAAGAGAAGGAGGTCAGGCTAATGGCGAAACCGATCGAAGCAACACCAATCCTTCGAGGTCAAGATCTATTGAGTCTTGTACAAGATGCTCAAAGACCTGACCGAGGTAAGGAAAAAAGACGAATTGCCCGTGAATTACTTCGGATAGCTACGAGCGGCGGGAAGTGCTAAATGTTTGATCCGATATATGAGCAATTAGCGGAACAAATGGTGTTGGTAAATTATTCCCCGGGTTATAAACTCGGGGAATTTGATTGTGGAATTCCTGAATATAATGTTTTTATTCAAAACGACGCTGAAAGTTTGATTGATTTAAATTTTACTCAAATCAAATTACTCATAAACAAAAATAATGCAGATGTAGTTGGCTATATCGCATTATGTTCTGACTCATTTTTTGTAGATAAAGCAGAAAAGGAAAAATATAACATACAATTTTCGACATTTCCAGCACTTAAAATCGGTAAATTGGCTGTACATCAAAATTATCGCGGTAGGAAAATAGGACATTATCTAATTTTTCTTACCCTCGGAATCGTCGAATCAATGAATGAAATGGGAGTGGCTTGCCGCTTTATAACCGTCGATGCCGATATGGAGTTCGATCCAAATACGCCGCTGTTTTATGAAAAGTTTGGATTTGTATATAATGAACACGGTGTTTATCAAGGATTAAAACGAAAGACCCGTAGTATGAGATATGATATATACAATGAATAATTGGACTGAAAGCCTTCGGGCTTTTTTGTTTTTTCCTCAACCGCTTCGGCGGTTTTTTTATGTCCAAATGAAAGAAGGTGATCAGGATGGGTAACCGTCCTCAATAGCGGTTTTTCTCCAAGAATTGTCGATGTAGTAGACGCAATTACCAAGCGGGATGGCGTTAACTACGAAGAATATATCCGGCGGGTTAGCCAAAATTCTCTTGCGCGAAGCGTTAAAATTGCAGATATGACCCATAACATGGATTTGAGTCGGATAACGAACATATTGACACCATATTTGGTGTCATGATATTGTTGAGATAATGGAGGAAGACCGGTGAGTAAAAAGGAAAAGCTATTTGAAAAAATGAAGAATAACCCCAAAAATGTCCGATTTGAAGCTCTCCGGAATATTCTGCTGGGATTAGGATTCATCGAACGGCAGTCGCGAAAAGGAACGAGTCATTACGTATATACTAAAGATGATATTATTCTGACTATTCCTAAAAAGACGCCGCTTAATCAAATTTACGTTATGGAAGCTTTGGATGCCATTGAAAGGGTCTTGCAAGAGCAAGAGGAGGAATGACCCATGGAAAAGAATTTGGACTATTATCTTAGTTTGAATTACCCGTTCATCGTTCGAAAGGATAAAGACGGAACTTTTTGCATTAAATATCCCGATTTGCCCGGATGTATTAGCTGCGGTGACACATTAGAAGAAGCAGTGACTATGGGTGAAGATGCAAAAGTCAGTTGGATAGAAGTGGCTTTAGAAAAGGGGATGCCAATCCCGGAACCTAGCGATATGGAGGATAATACCTATACCGGGAATTTTCGTTTGCGGATGCCAAAGACTCTACATCGAGACCTGGCACAGCGCGCAGCTGTCGAAGGAGTCAGCATGAATCAGTATTGCATCTATCTTCTGGGAAAGGAATTCGAGCGAGAGCATCCACGGCAATGAAAAATCCAATGACCGTCCGAAAAGGACGGTTTTTGTTTATTTTAGAAAGGAAATGAACGCCCCTTGACAACATAAGTTTACAATTGTATAATAATAAACAGATAAACATGTAAAGGGGTGATTGATTGCGTGTAAGTTTTACTACTACCTTGGAGAAGGAATTAATTGACAAACTAAAAATCGAAGCTATCAAGCAGGGACTAAATGTTAACGACATCTTAGAATTGCTAATCGAAGAGTATTTAAAGAAGCAAAAAAAATAGAAGAAGCCGGTAAATGTCCTGGCAGACCCCCGACTTCTTCTTGAGACAACCCCCGAAGGGATGCTTCGTGACTATTATAGCATATTTGATTTGTATGTTCAAATATGTGATTGTATGTCATTGTATGTCGTCCTCTTTCGGGCAAAAGAAAGGGGATTTTTTATTTTGGAAAATATCGATTCGATTGAAAAGGTAGATTCCTTGATTTTACTAACCTCTCTTCGGCTTAGGGAATTGTCTGTAATAAAGGAAAAGTTGGAACAGAAACTTGCTCAGGCTAACGAAGGAGGTTCCGACTATGTTGGCAAACGCAGCATGTGCTGAAAATCAACCTCAAGAAGTCGCCGCCCCAAAAGAGCCCAAGCGGATTGATTTTACTTACTTTTATTATGAAGGAGACATACATTTTTCGCCCATAGAGGTTACAAAAATTGGGGAAACACTATCGGAGGTGTGCGTGAATGGATAATCTGCAAATTTTCAATTATGAGTCCAATCAAATTCGAACGGTGGTTAAGGACGGCGAACCGTGGTTCGTGGCGAAGGATGTTTGTGAGATTTTAGGGTTGGAACAAGTTTCACGAGCAATGGACAGATTAGAAGATGATGAGAGGGGGTTAATAAAAGTAACCCACCCCCAAAACGCAAGTAAGATAATTGAAGTAAATGGAGTTAACGAACCCGGATTATATCAATTAATTATGGCTTCTAACAAACCCGAAGCCAAAGAATTTAAACGGTGGGTTACTCACACGGTAATCCCATCCATCCGAAAACATGGCGCTTACCTTACCCCGGCAAAGATTGAAGAGGTTTTACTTAATCCGGATACCATCATTCGATTGGCGACTGATTTAAAGCAGGAACGCCAAAAGCGGATCGAGCTTGAAGAAAAAATCGAAGATCAAAAACCCAAGGTTCTTTTCGCCGATGCGGTTACAACCAGTAAAAGCTCCGTCCTAGTTGGAGAGCTTGCAAAGATTCTCAAGCAAAACGGCATTGAGATTGGTCAGAACCGACTTTTCGAATGGCTTCGTGAAGAAGGATATCTTTGTAAAGCCGGAGAGAACTATAACCTTCCAACTCAATATTCAATGGAATTGGAATTAATGGAGATCAAAAAGGTTACTATCAACAATCCAGATGGAAGCTCTAGAATCACCCGAACGCCTAAAATTACCGGAAAAGGGCAGGTATATTTTGTAAATAAGTTTTTAGAACAAAGAGGTAAGAAGAAAACCGCTTGATTGGGCTCTTTTATTTTCCCCTCAACCGCTTCGCCGGTTTTTTTATGTCCAAATTGCAGTGGTCCACCTCTGCCACGAAGGCCGGTCATATATTCACCCCGGCCTCCCTGATTTGCATTATTCGAGAGGAGTCAGAGATATGAAAGATTATGGTATCTGGTTGAAAAGCGGCGGCTATATTGAAGGAACCATGGATGACAAAGAAGCGGAGCGGCTGCAGAAGTGCCTTCATGGCGAGTGCGGCAATGAATTGGAAGAGTTTACAGATACGGAAGGCAAACTTTTTTGCCGCCGTTCGCACATAGTGGCCATTGCTATCAAAGAACCATTCATCAAAGAAGAAATGGGGTTCAAAAAAGTTAACCGTTGATTAAGATACAGCGGTTTTCATAGATATTTTCATGAAAGAAGGTGATCAGGATGGGCAACCGTCCTCAATAACCCCGGCGCCGAAAGGCGCTTTTTTCATGCCTAAATTTAAAGGAGGATGAAGCATTTGACACTGGAGGAACTGTTACAAGCCCTCGGCCAACTGCCGGAGGGTCAAAAGTTTGTGGATGCGCTGAAAGCCGCCATTGCCGCTAAAGATGCGGAGATCGTTCAAAAGACCAACCAATATAAGACGGCGTCCAAGGCTCAAAAGGACGCCGAGGCCAAACTCCAGGCC containing:
- a CDS encoding HD domain-containing protein encodes the protein MYNEALNLAKAAHEGQFDKGGNPYILHPIAVSEMVKTEDEKIVALLHDVVEDTSITLDDLRKRGFSPRIVDAVDAITKRDGVGYEEYIRRVSQNSLARNVKIADMTHNMDLSRIANPSQKDFERIARYEKTLRLLSVKNS
- a CDS encoding GNAT family N-acetyltransferase: MFDPIYEQLAEQMVLVNYSPGYKLGEFDCGIPEYNVFIQNDAESLIDLNFTQIKLLINKNNADVVGYIALCSDSFFVDKAEKEKYNIQFSTFPALKIGKLAVHQNYRGRKIGHYLIFLTLGIVESMNEMGVACRFITVDADMEFDPNTPLFYEKFGFVYNEHGVYQGLKRKTRSMRYDIYNE
- a CDS encoding toxin HicA, translating into MSKKEKLFEKMKNNPKNVRFEALRNILLGLGFIERQSRKGTSHYVYTKDDIILTIPKKTPLNQIYVMEALDAIERVLQEQEEE
- a CDS encoding type II toxin-antitoxin system HicB family antitoxin, with translation MEKNLDYYLSLNYPFIVRKDKDGTFCIKYPDLPGCISCGDTLEEAVTMGEDAKVSWIEVALEKGMPIPEPSDMEDNTYTGNFRLRMPKTLHRDLAQRAAVEGVSMNQYCIYLLGKEFEREHPRQ
- a CDS encoding phage antirepressor; translation: MDNLQIFNYESNQIRTVVKDGEPWFVAKDVCEILGLEQVSRAMDRLEDDERGLIKVTHPQNASKIIEVNGVNEPGLYQLIMASNKPEAKEFKRWVTHTVIPSIRKHGAYLTPAKIEEVLLNPDTIIRLATDLKQERQKRIELEEKIEDQKPKVLFADAVTTSKSSVLVGELAKILKQNGIEIGQNRLFEWLREEGYLCKAGENYNLPTQYSMELELMEIKKVTINNPDGSSRITRTPKITGKGQVYFVNKFLEQRGKKKTA